From Punica granatum isolate Tunisia-2019 chromosome 1, ASM765513v2, whole genome shotgun sequence:
GACTGAAAATTATTGGAAGGAATAAAGTTGACGTCATACGATAATGTTCAGAACAAGATATAGCCTTGGGACGAAAATGACAAAAGTGCTAACTGTTGAGAACCACTGCATGATGTAGTCGCCTGATATTTtctatgaatatatatagtttatataaaatcatatatatgtaatccACTGTATGATGGAGTcgcttgatatatatattaaagaacGTTTTCCAAAATTAATTGGAGggtgttcttttctttttttttttcccgacaCGAGATGTCCGGGCCTCGCTCGATAAAAGAGCCCCGTGTGAGGGTTTGGCTTGATAAAAGAGCATGTGAATATAAAGTACCAATCGATGCACTAGAGCTGACCTTAACTGGTCTGAATTGGACTGATATCCAAAAACAAGACAtcgtgtgtttgattttagagttaactAGAATtgtgttttaattttaattgggttgtaatgattgtattgttgaattataagaaaaaatgtgaaaaagtaatgaatagttaagagaaaataatgattgtattgttgaattgtaaaaaaagtaatggaaaaattgaaagaatttagtattaaaaattgaattgaatgattaaaaaaattgaagaaaaaagtaataattgtggtggtgatttttattatatagtaAGTAGAGTTagagttagagttaaaattttaaaaatttaattgcgaaaccaaacagggTGCTCGATTCCCGTCAAAATCATATAATTTCCAAACTAGTCCCGTCGAATTGGGTGGCGAAGAAGTCGAAAGACAACTCAAGAGTTAATGTTTCAACCACAAGAACTCTTGAAAGTCCGTACGATTCCAACGAAATATTAATCCAGTTAATATAAATTAGGATTAATCACTTAAAAAAGCATGGCATTTGTTAAATTTCTTATCTCTATCTtgatctttttaaaaatagcacaaaaaagtatgatttatgatttttgtttagtttttaTCATGCCGTCAATTTTCGTTTAATCTTAATTGAAATAGCTTATATCGGCTTGACGGTATCACGTGACGCGATTTGATTGAACGAGTGGATCccataaaatttatttaataaaaataattctgaaaaaagaaaaaaatacatttttttaaaaaatattcctCCTTCCACCTCGCCGGCCACCTCTCCTCTGTCCCTCTTCCTCCTCAGATTTCTTCCCCGTTCTGTCCCTGTCTCCTCGGTTTCCTTTTTCCAATCAAGAAAAATTCGACATTTTTAgcagaaatcaagaaaatggGTTCGTTGCCACATTCTCCACAGACTTCCCGCCCGCCGATCCCAAGACCGCCGCCGAATTCGTCGACGAGGCCACCCTCCTCAACCTCTGCAAGGCCCAGCGGGGTCATCTCAACTACTTCTTCAAGCACCTCAACTTCTCCCAAACCGTAGCCTTCACCCAGTCCCTCCTCCGCTTCTCCTCCCTCGGTGGCACCATCTTCTTCTCCGGCGTCGGCAAGTCCCGCTTCGTCGCCCACAAGATCTCCCAGACCCTCGTCTCCCTCGGCACCCGCTCCTCCTTCCTCTCCCCAGTCGACGCCCTCCACGGCGACATCGACATTCTCACCTCCCGCGATCCTCGTCCTCTTCAGCAAGTCCGGTAACACCTAGGAGCTCCTCCGCCTCGTCCCCTGCACCCGCGCCAAAGGTGCCTTCCTCATCTGCGTCACCTCCGCCGAGGACAGCCTCAAGGGCTGCTGAGACGTGAcacattcattatttttaaaatttttcttttaatttttcagaattatatatattaaataaatcttGTGGGTTCCACCCAACCAACCAAGCCCGTGTCAGCAGTTTCTGTTAAGATTAACGGAAAAATTGATGGCATAATAGAAACGAGACAAAAATCTAGAATCGTGTTTTTctgtattatttttaaaaagtcgGGAGAGAATTACGAATTCAAGTAAATagatacttttttttacatgATTAACCCTATAAATTAATAcacatttatatttattaatacaATTCAGATGTAGGTCCATCATATTCCAATAATGGTATAAATTTATCACATTATTAGAGGGGAAAAAATGCcctcaatttttatttcatcccccaattattgttttttttaaccGGTTATAAGGGAGACCCATGAGCCTAGtgtattgaaataaaaatcctaaatatccAATAAAGAGGCACAAGTAGTCTCACTAGGTATTGAATCTGAGACCTCTTGATCACTAAGCAAAATATGTACTACTGTGTTATTCTCTCTCTTGATCCCCTAATTATTGTTCCACCAAAAACAATCGAAGCAAAATGGAGAGAAGAAATCAATCACGCACAAATTCACACCCATCAACATAATACATGCAAGCAAACATTTAGGCGTAAACGTCGGGATTTGCAACAAGGTATTCTTCGACGACCTTGTACAGTCCCATGGCCTTTTCTTTGCCTTGCTTGATCTCCTCTTCCTTGAGCTGCACATCTCCTTTGGTGTGGTACTCGCTGGTCATCTTGCAGACGCATCCACCGGTGCTCGATGCCTCGAACTTGACCTCATAGACGACCTTCTCGAGCTTATCAAATATGATATCGCCCTCAATCAGGGTGTACTTGCAGACGAAGTTCACCGTGTCAAGAGCGTCAATCCTGTGCTTCAAACACTTGAAGTGGCCTCCTGCAGGGAACATCTATTACAATTATGATGAATCTAGAGGAATAGGCGTGTGACTTTATATCATCAAGCTGGACTAGAACCGTCCGACCAACCTTCAGGGAAGTTGGTTTGCTTGATGCTGCCAACACCTCCATCGCCCTCAACAAACTCGATGCTCTTGATGCCCTGAGGAACAATCTTGGGGATGAGGTTGTGGGAGTCAAGGATGAGAGCCTTGAACATCCGAGATGGTGTGACTGAGGTCGTGAACTCTTGAGTGAAGCAGGTGACACCCATGACTGTTTTTTGTCGGAGGAAATGAACTAGCTAGGAAGAAATGATGTTTCACTGGCACTGGTGGAAATGTTTGTGAGTTTGTGAGTTGAAGTGACGAGGACTTGATgctatttataaatttagagAATGTAGTGTGAGCTCGCGATTGTGCTTTGattagttaaattttttaagaaattcaACATTCAAAGCATTCCAACATTGACTTGCCGggaaatatatgtatacagAAAAGGTTGCCTACCCTTCTAGATGTTCAGCACATGGGAAATGTCTTTATTAAAACTGAAAACAAGATAGAAAAGCTTGCCTACCCTTGTGGAAGATTTttctagtacaatgaaataaaaaaaaatctaataagGGACACAAATCGTTCAACTACAAAAATCAATTATGAAATTTCTAAGTTACTAGATGACGGCATGTGACTCTCTATATTGCACTCAATTTCTCAATGATATGATgtcattagaaaaataaaaatggaagaTAAAGGTCAAATGGTTCTGCACGGACGTATTGTACAGACCTAAATCAACCAAATTGAAGTTTTATGGTGCAAAGAGACATCGTGGAAAATTGTTGTATATTGTTCGCTAATCATGTTATGAAGAACATGATTTCCTAATAAGCCAAAAAGAAACTAtaatttaactctactccagtcTAGTTTATTAttctctcaattcaacaacacactttttttttatctttttctttaatttaataacaaattctctcatatattttttcttaactattattacaattaatttattaatattaaaatttcctaatttttcattacttttctgtccttttcgtcaattttataataaattatctcacatactttttcttaatcataattacaatcaattttttagtaataattttttccaacTATTTTGTCTCTATCCCATGGAGTAGATTCGAGTATAACTCtactctgaaaccaaatgcaCATCATATTATTTCTCAGTGAACCATGAAGCAGGATTGACTCTGTACAAGTGTACATCATGTTTTCGTCTTTGGTGCTCtttgcaaataaaaaaaaaaaattactgttgGAAGGTATATATAGTTTGTACTCTTCATCATGGTGCTAAGTTTCAGTCCCACTTGAAGCTCGAGGAAAGATGAACCCCTCCAATAAGTGTActtaaaacaaatatataaatgatctACCTGGACCGAATCAGCAAAATGTCTTAATCTGATGATGGGCAAGTTGGAGAGGCTACATATTCGTCGCAAGTAGAAGAAGATATTGCAAATTGATTGGTACCAAGAGTCCCACAATGCACTCTGTGGATTTAAACTTAGTTGCTAAAAGATGTGAAGTAAGCTTTGAACTGATTAAATCCTGCTGTTTGGATCAAATCATGGAATCATAGAGTGGTTGTCCTCTTTGTTTTTTCTCTCTATcccaaaattttttatatgatcGTCGCATTGCTGAAAATATCATATTGCTAGCAAAGAATAACCAATGCATTGGAGGCATGGGACAATAAAGGTTCAATCAGGGCATGAAATCCATTGGTATGACAGTTacaaaagtaattaaaattatgaataagaTAAACTGGAAAGAAGAGCATCACATCCCCAGATTGTCAAACCAAAAAGCTCCAAACAAAAgatcagagaaaaaaaaattcatcacACGACCAAACATGAAACAACAGTGTTGAAACATTAAACTGGACAACCATTAGGCATAGACATTGGGATTCGCCAAGAGATATTCCTCGACAACCTTGTAGAGTCCCATGGCCTTGTCTTTGCCCTGTTTGATATCCTCATCCCTGAGTTCCACATCTCCCTTGGCGTGGTACTCCCTAGTCATCTTACAAATGCAGCCACCTGCGCCTGTTGTCTCAAACTTAACCTCGTAGACGACCTTCTCAACTCTGTCGAATATGACATCGCCTTCAGTCAGGGTGTACTTGTAGACAAGGTTCTCGATGTCAAGGGCATTGATCCTGTGCTTTAAGTACTTGAAGTGGCCACCTATAGTAGCATTAATAAAACGATATCAAATTAAGAATCCACCTTATGCCGATGGTCCTTCTAACAAACAATTGGAGCAGAACAGTAATATCATCAGACTGACCTTCGGTGAAATTGGTCTGCCTGATGACCCCAGCACCTCCATTGCCCTCGATAAACTCGATGCTTTTGCTGCCCTGAGGCACCAGTTTCCGGATGAGGTTGTGGGAGTCGACAATGAAGGCCTTGAACATCTGGGACGGTGCCACCATGGTTGTGAACTCTTGAGTGAAACAGGTGAGGCCCATGTTTTTGTTGCGTTGATAGTGAGAGGAAGCGCGGAGTCTAGAGAGGTAGTGCTTCGCaactaggggtgtgcacggataccggGTATACACAGAACCGGTTGGAATCTACCATTTAGAGTAGGGTCTAGGTAGCtagtattgaaaataggataaggtccgggtattaaaataaggaaccggtgaaaatcGGTGCCGGTTCCGGTTCTAGCATATAGGGTACCCAAAATCGAAATCGGAATCAATATCCGGACTCGGATAATAATTTccccattatatatatatataatctaaatctatgtcgacattttattttatgtgattactgattatggatgtaacattttttattttatttagcgagactAAAAAACTTACGGTTTCAAACAAGGTACCCGGAACATGTGGTATAATATAGGTTCTGGGTAGGTTCCGGTTTTAGGACTCAACTGAATAGAGTctggttccaaaatcttgaaacttGTCCCTTAGAGGATAGGGTCTGgatatcatgaaaaaaaaaaacatggtaTTCGGACCCGCACACCTCTATTCGCAACTATGGATGCAACAATTGCTTATGAAATTTGTGCTTGGGTTGATATGTGGAAGAGTTCTTGATGATGTATTTTATAGATTACAGAAGTAATAATTAAGTTCATATGATGTCGTTAATATATTTGGTATTTCAAATTATGTCCAAAGCACACCAAAATGGAGTTGTCACCGGCCAATTGAATCAACTAAAGCTGGCCCGAACGCCCTTCTAGATTTTCAGGACAGCCAAATTGTTGGAAAACATTAATCAAATGACAAAATATAGTCTTTACTTATCATGTAAGAACACATACGATGATTATCATAGTTTATAAGAAACTACTCCTTGTGTAGTATAATATCAGAGATTGATGTCAGAGTTCGCATTTTTTTATCTTAGCTGGCTGCATGTGACTCTTATTTTCtgctctctttttattttcattactTGTCGTCTTGGACAAATTAGGCATCTCCTAATCCTGATTAAGTGACTCATTTCAGTTAAATGATAGGCAGATGGGGTGATAGTCGCTGCAGTTCCCTCTCAATTGCTTTTCGGTCACAaccgtttcttttttttctttattaattaatcttttcaaatttgtgaaaataaataattttatttttaaaaaaatcattttggacaaaaaaaaaagtaacagCCTCGACTGAAAATTAACCGAAAGAATTAACAAAAATGCCAAAAGGTTGAGGACTCGATATTTAaccttaaaacaaaaatgacaaaatgctaaaggttgaggaccaaaagtgacTTTCtcttaagaatatatatagtttatataaaatcacatatatatatatatttttgtgtgtgtgtaaatCCACTGTATCAGCAGTCGTCCAATATATACTAGAGAACTTTTTTGGGAAATGAATCAGAGGATGTGGATATAAAATGCCAATCTAAGCACGACCTGCCCTTAATTCGTCCTGCTTGGATTGATATCCAAAAACAAGACATCTCGATTACAACCTAATGTGGATCAAGAATGGAGGGTGCCCGATATCCTCCTTTAGGAACGGGCTCCTAGTCCGCTTAATGAATAACCTCCTCAAACTCAATGCTCGGATAATCTGGAAGAAGGGGAATATTGGGAGAGAATTCCCATTTTCATCTCTGAAGCTTAAATTAGTAATTGGAAGTAGAATGAGCGAATGAAATTTCCCACGAAATTAcatacctggaatatttataAACTTTTTCTAATTGTTAGCAGTTAACTAGAAAGAGGTTGAAAATTGAATTCTAAGTATCCATTCCCAACATTAGACTGTGACTAGCCTTTTACTATATTTTGTGGGTTGCCTCTATATCGGGGCCTTTAGGGGCCTATAGCTCACAGGCCCATCACAACCAATATCATATAATTTTCAGATAGCATAAAACAAGCCATTCCAAACTAGTTTTTTGGAATTGTGTCACGATGAAATCAAAAGACGACTCAAGAGTTCGTGTTTTTACCACACTGTTTGACATATATTGGATTGACTTCAACCACAATAAATCTTGAAATTCCGTACAATTCCAACGAAATATTGGTCCAATTATTGTAAATTAAtgcaaatatttatatttattcatacAATTCAGATGTAGACCCATCATATTCCAATAATTGTATAAATTTGTCACATTATTAGAGGTGACAAAATGCCCTGAATTTGCATTACATCCCCCAAATTATTGTTCAACCAAAAACAATCCaaggaaaaagggaaaagaaatcaATCACACGCAACTTCACATCCATCAAGATATTACATGAAAGCACACATTTAGGCGTAAAGGTCGGGATTGGCGACAAGGTATTCCTCGACGACCTTGTACAGTCCCATGGCCTTGTCTTTGCCCTGCTTGATCTCCTCTTCCTTGAGTTCCACATCTCCTTTGGAGTGGTACTCGCTGGTCATCTTGCAGACGCATCCACCGGTGCTCGAGGCCTCAAACTTGACCTCATAGACGACCTTCTCAAGCTTATCAAATATGATGTCGCCCTCAATCAGGGTGTATTTGCAGACATAGTTCACCGTGTCAAGAGCATCGATCCTGTGCTTCAAACACTTGAAATGGCCACCTGCAGgaaacataaaaaatattacaattaTGATAAATCTAGAGGAATAGGCGTACGACTTTATATCATCGAGGTGGACTAGAACCGTTTGACCAACCTTCAGGGAAGTTGGTTTGCTTGATGCTACCAACACCTCCATCGCCCTCAACAAACTCGATGCTCTTAATGCCCTGTGGAACAATCTTGGGGATGAGGTTGTGGGAGTCAAGGATGAGAGCCTTGAACATCCGAGATGGTGCGACCGAGGTCGTGAACTCTTGACTGAAGCAGGTGACACCCATGACTTTTTTTATCAGAGGAAATGAACTAGCTAGGAAGAACTGATATTATTTCACTGGCACTGATGGAAATGCTTGTGAGTTTGTGAATTGATCTGAAGAGGATTTGATGgtatttataaatttagagGACGTAGTGAGCTCGTGTTGGGctttgattaataattttttaagaaattgaaattcaacatTCAAAGCATTCCAACGTTGACTTGCCAGGTAACAAATGTGTATAGAAAAAGTTGCCTACCCTTCTAGATGTTCAGCAAATGGGAAATGTCTCTATTAAAACTGAAAACAAGAAATTGTCTAAAGaaaatatgcatttttttgtccattttaattgttttaagatttttttttctagtagTTTTACAGAATTTCTATTCTAGCTTAAGGACTAGTCTTCTCACtactttttttctaatttaattctTATCGCgtatgtaaaaaaatttcaccttTTCTTACTAAAAGAGATTGTGATACGATGTAATCATCTTTTGGGAAACGAATTGGTGATTCAATGTTATTGGAAGATAAAACTCCAAGGAGTTTAGTCTAGTGGTAAAAAAGAGTTTAAGTATCCATCCAATTCCGGGTTCAAAACCCATTGGAGCCACCGGAGCGCCTTTTAGGGTGATTACCTGTTCCGTGCGTCACCAGGAGTTCACGGAGTCTCGGGTATTGGTCGGACGAAGCTcaggttagcaaaaaaaaaatgttattggAAGATAAAGGTGTACGATTCTGTACGGCAAAGTCTAAGTCAACCAAATTGGATTTTTATGGTGCAAGGAGATATCGTGGAAAGTTATTGCATTTTCCATTTTGTTCACCGATCATATTGCCCCGTTTGAATTCAGAGTTcgttgattttaattttaactttaactttaactcaacacactacacaacaaaaatacacatttctcaattcaaaaattttaactttaactttaactcaacacactacacaacaaaaacacacgtttcccaagtcaaatttataataacatctcatttgtccttttctacaatcaaaattaaaactctAAATCAAAGTATCATCTCTGTAGCTCGGTGAACAGATAGCCATTTGTGCTCTTATATGATATGTAAAATTGCACTCTGTCATGGTGCTATGCTTCAATCCGACTTAAAGTTCTAGGAAATATGAAAGCCTCTGAAAAGTGTATTGGAAAAGATATATAAATGATCTACTTGGACCGAATCAAGAAAATGTTTTGATCTGACGATGAGTAAATTCAAGgccataatttattattttgtcacTACTAAGAGTGATGAGTACCAAGAATCTGACATTggaaataaaatcaaataaatctaGGTATATCTTCAACGCATTATGTGAAggtatattcttttttttttttcggtgagaCCACAAGTATTCTCAGTTTACTAGTTGAAACTATTCCCATAAAGGCGTCATTTGGCCCTAACCACGAATATAACTGTGAAGGTAAATTTAGTTGCTCTGTTTCTTGACTTGGCTGCTTGGTTCAAAACTGTGAAGTAAAGCTTTAAATTAATAAGTTTATCaatgaaattatgaaattatccttcttatcaaaaaaaaaaagctttgaattaataattgatcctgctgtttggatcaattcaaaGAGTccttgtcttttttttttgccccagAAACTTTAATTCGATCATCGCACTGctgaaattatttatattcctAGCAATGAATAACAAGAGCATTCGAGACATGGTGCAAAATCCATTGGTGTGACAGTTACAAAAGTAATTTGTAAGTATGATTAAGAGAAATTGGGGAAAAAGAGCGTATATCACATCCCCAGTTTATTATCATGCCAAAAAGCTGCCAACGATAGAGAGGAAAAGTTTCATCACACGACCAAACAACAGTCTCAGAACATTAAACATGACCACCACTGGCCGTAGACATTGGGATTCGCAAAGAGATACCCTCAACGACCTTGTAGAGTCCCATGGCCGACTAGAAACCGAAGTTTCCATAAGAGATCACATATTATTGGAAGACAACAAATAAACcataaataataagaaagcAAATTTTGTTGCTTTTCGGTTTAATTAGATTGATTCCATTTCAATGCACCTTGTTTTAGGATAGTGGGGCTTTTCGATCCATTGTCTCCTCGCCCTGTTGATCCTTTGCACTGAGATCTATGAAGCCCGTGACAAATACGTCACATGTAGCATTTGTGACAAAGTCCCAAATTTAGCAGACAGGGTGAATTCGTAGGTCAGGTAGATGAGAGGACGACAGCGGTCACTCTCCGATTGACTGGTAGATCTTCTACATCTATATCTACAGAGCTCGTGATGCATTCGTCGCATACTTCAGTCAAGCAAGTTTATACGTTCACACATGTACTTGGTTTTGCCGATCGATCAATCGGTCAATGACCATGACCGATTCAGCTGCAGCTTTAATAGTCACGTGCAATATATACGATGATTGTAATGATTGCATGCACAAAGCTTTGCTGTTTACCTTCAATGACTGAGAGCAAAGCATAAAGAAGGATCAAGAGCGAAAGGGAAACAAGAAAAATCCGTATAAATggaaatcaataaataaacacAAGTTGGATAGCGGAGTTTATTGGCGAATGCACAAAGAAGTGACACCATTCATCCAACTGGGAGGGCATATCTGGGAGGGGCCGTGGAATTTACCCTTGATCCAAGAAGAAGCCAATCGACAGAACATAGCGTTCGAGCAGGCTGTGCAGGGAGTAACGCAGCATTCGGGTGCAGCAGCTGTCAAGGGCGTATTGTCCAAGCATGGGGACAGTGCGTGGCAAATTTACAAAGCAGAGGGCGTATTAGGGGGCAGGGGCTGGGAGGTAAAACGGTAGAACATAAAGGACTGATGCACGATTTACATCGGAAAATATGTAGAGAAGAGTCGAATTGCCGCTTTACATCGTTGGCAGGGAGCGAAGAGGTGGAAGCAAATATTGGCGGGAGAGGATCCATCTAATGGTTAATCAGTATTTTTCTGATATGGAGGAGGCAAAATTGGCAGCACTACGTGTGAAAACATACAGCTAAGGTTCATATTTTTTACATGGAGAAGTAGAATTGCAGCATAATCGCGATTAGATATGACAAATATAGGTCcatttgttggaaattatagCTTGAGGAATACATTGATGTTCAAGTATGAATAAAGAGCAACCGACGACAAAAGCCCCTCAATATGCATTACATCCCCCAAATTATTTATTGAACCATAAACGATCCCGCAAAAATAGAAAGAGAAGATTTTTACCATACAAAATTAAACCATTAAAACATGAAATGATTTCAGATTTAGGCGTACATATCGGGATTTGCCACAAGGTATTCCTCGACGACCTTGTACAGTCCCATGGCCTTGTCTTTGCCCTGCTTGATCTCCTCTTCCTTGAGCTCCACATCTCCCTTGGTGTGGTACTCACTTGTCATCTTGCAGACGCACCCGCCAGTGCTCGGGCCTCAAACTTGACCTCATAGACAACCTTCTCAAGCCTATCGAATATGACGTCGCCCTCGATAAGAGTGTACTTGCAGACGAGGTTCGCCTTGTCGAGAGCATCGATTCTGTGCTTCAAGTGCTTGAAGTGCCCACCTGTTGTAACATTATCATACCGAATTAATTATAGTCTATTCGAACAAGATCATGACTTtataaaatcatcaaactcggAATAGAAAAGTTGTACCAACCTTCGGGGAAGTTGGTCTGCTTAATGCTTCCAACACCACCATCACCCTCAACAAACTCGATGCTCTTGATGCCCTGAGGTACAAGCTTGGGGATGAGATTATGGGAGTCGAGGATGAGAGCCTTGAACATCCGGGATGGTGCGACTGAGGTCGTGAATTCCTGAGTGAAGCAGGTGACACCCATAATTGCTTTTGGTCCGAGGAAGTGAACTTGCTGGGAGAAATGATGCGAATGCTCCTGAAATGGTGTGTTGTTACTTGTTATGGAAGCGGATTTGATGGCATTTATAGATTTAATTAGAAGGGTACGTACGTAGCTTGCTCATCATGTTCTTTGATTTCATTTTAAGAGATTCAATTCAATGTTCAAAGCACTCCAACATGGACTTGCCATCAAATCAAGTAACAAGCTAGCCTCCCCTTCTAGATTTTCAGAACCTGGAAAACGTctccataaataaataaaaagaaagtggGCAAAGAAATGATGCATTTTTCTGGTCTAGCTAGTTTTTATAGGGAAGAACTTGTAAAGATTTTTTAGAAGGATTAATTCTTAGAGAAAAAGGGAAGAACTTGTAAAGATTTTTTAGAAGGATTAATTCTTAGAGGTTGCAGAACTAAAGAGGCTTAGAGTTGTGAGGAGATGTGGAAGAGCTCTTGGAGTTGAGCTAACACTAAAGTAGATGCCTTCCGACCACTATATCATGTTTGACGGTCTTCCTCGGCTGGCCGACCACACTTCCAGATGGGCTGATATTATAAGGACtagaatgaaattaattagaaaagaattcaagtattattttattttaatatgttGAGAGTTTTGTGAATTTTTCGGTGAACTGGGGGCCGAAGCCaataaaacaaatttaaagAATGCAAAAGCATGGGGTGGAAATCCCTACAATATATCCTAATAATAAATGGCTTACTCCGTTAGAAATAACACAAAAAATATGGACACCCAAAGGCAATGAAAATGCTCGTCTT
This genomic window contains:
- the LOC116193999 gene encoding major strawberry allergen Fra a 1.06-like, giving the protein MGVTCFTQEFTTSVTPSRMFKALILDSHNLIPKIVPQGIKSIEFVEGDGGVGSIKQTNFPEGGHFKCLKHRIDALDTVNFVCKYTLIEGDIIFDKLEKVVYEVKFEASSTGGCVCKMTSEYHTKGDVQLKEEEIKQGKEKAMGLYKVVEEYLVANPDVYA
- the LOC116194307 gene encoding major strawberry allergen Fra a 1.06-like: MGVTCFSQEFTTSVAPSRMFKALILDSHNLIPKIVPQGIKSIEFVEGDGGVGSIKQTNFPEGGHFKCLKHRIDALDTVNYVCKYTLIEGDIIFDKLEKVVYEVKFEASSTGGCVCKMTSEYHSKGDVELKEEEIKQGKDKAMGLYKVVEEYLVANPDLYA
- the LOC116198404 gene encoding pathogenesis-related protein STH-21-like encodes the protein MGLTCFTQEFTTMVAPSQMFKAFIVDSHNLIRKLVPQGSKSIEFIEGNGGAGVIRQTNFTEGGHFKYLKHRINALDIENLVYKYTLTEGDVIFDRVEKVVYEVKFETTGAGGCICKMTREYHAKGDVELRDEDIKQGKDKAMGLYKVVEEYLLANPNVYA